One segment of Ricinus communis isolate WT05 ecotype wild-type chromosome 8, ASM1957865v1, whole genome shotgun sequence DNA contains the following:
- the LOC8277782 gene encoding probable protein phosphatase 2C 8 isoform X3: MEKAAQSSNQVAESESSNDNKKREGDLEKSNLGIAKKQRTETTSTVENKVIEEEKQKKTSEIEADGAEDKGSRHTMEDAWIVLSDASLESPGTLRCAHFAIYDGHGGRLAAEYAQKHLHKNVVSAGLPRFRKTDESLLRESTAGGWQDGATAVCVWILEDTVFIANIGDAKAVLARSSEVGGSGSQNHSNETSPLKALVLTREHKAIYPVERARIQKAGGSISANGRLQGRLEVSRALGDRQFKKVERVGVIATPDIHSFDLTDREHFIILGCDGLWGVFGPSDAVEFVQRLLKEGLTVKSVSRRLVREAVIERRCKDNCTAIVIVFRH; encoded by the exons ATGGAAAAGGCGGCACAAAGCAGTAATCAAGTCGCTGAAAGTGAGAGTTCAAACGACAACAAGAAGCGGGAGGGGGATTTGGAGAAATCAAATTTAGGGATAGCAAAGAAGCAGAGAACAGAAACAACAAGTACAGTAGAAAATAAAGTGATTGAAGAAGAGAAACAGAAGAAGACATCAGAGATCGAGGCAGATGGCGCGGAAGATAAAGGTTCAAGGCACACTATGGAGGATGCTTGGATTGTTCTCTCTGACGCCTCCTTGGAGTCTCCAGGCACATTGAG ATGTGCTCATTTTGCAATTTATGATGGTCATGGAGGGAGATTAGCAGCTGAGTATGCTCAGAAGCATTTGCATAAAAATGTTGTTTCAGCTGGCTTACCAC gttttcgAAAAACCGACGAGTCTCTCCTTCGTGAAAGTACTGCAG GGGGATGGCAGGATGGTGCTACAGCTGTATGTGTCTGGATATTGGAAGACACA GTTTTTATTGCTAACATAGGGGATGCTAAAGCGGTTTTAGCTCGATCATCTGAAGTTGGTGGAAGTGGATCACAAAATCATTCAAATGAAACAAGTCCACTAAAGGCCCTTGTTTTGACAAGAGAACATAAAGCTATTTATCCAGTGGAACGTGCACGCATACAGAAg GCTGGTGGTAGCATAAGTGCAAATGGACGATTACAAGGTCGCCTTGAAGTTTCTAGGGCCCTTGGAGATCGCCAGTTCAAGAAG GTGGAAAGG GTGGGTGTTATTGCAACTCCAGATATTCATTCTTTTGACCTGACAGACAGAGAGCACTTCATCATTCTGGGTTGTGATGGTCTGTGGGGG GTATTTGGGCCAAGTGATGCTGTTGAATTTGTTCAAAGATTATTGAAG GAGGGTTTAACCGTTAAGTCTGTGAGCCGCCGTCTAGTAAGGGAAGCTGTAATTGAGCGCCGCTGCAAAGACAACTGCACTGCTATAGTCATTGTCTTTAGGCACTAG
- the LOC8277782 gene encoding probable protein phosphatase 2C 8 isoform X1 yields MEKAAQSSNQVAESESSNDNKKREGDLEKSNLGIAKKQRTETTSTVENKVIEEEKQKKTSEIEADGAEDKGSRHTMEDAWIVLSDASLESPGTLRCAHFAIYDGHGGRLAAEYAQKHLHKNVVSAGLPRELLDVKAAKKAILDGFRKTDESLLRESTAGGWQDGATAVCVWILEDTVFIANIGDAKAVLARSSEVGGSGSQNHSNETSPLKALVLTREHKAIYPVERARIQKAGGSISANGRLQGRLEVSRALGDRQFKKVERVGVIATPDIHSFDLTDREHFIILGCDGLWGVFGPSDAVEFVQRLLKEGLTVKSVSRRLVREAVIERRCKDNCTAIVIVFRH; encoded by the exons ATGGAAAAGGCGGCACAAAGCAGTAATCAAGTCGCTGAAAGTGAGAGTTCAAACGACAACAAGAAGCGGGAGGGGGATTTGGAGAAATCAAATTTAGGGATAGCAAAGAAGCAGAGAACAGAAACAACAAGTACAGTAGAAAATAAAGTGATTGAAGAAGAGAAACAGAAGAAGACATCAGAGATCGAGGCAGATGGCGCGGAAGATAAAGGTTCAAGGCACACTATGGAGGATGCTTGGATTGTTCTCTCTGACGCCTCCTTGGAGTCTCCAGGCACATTGAG ATGTGCTCATTTTGCAATTTATGATGGTCATGGAGGGAGATTAGCAGCTGAGTATGCTCAGAAGCATTTGCATAAAAATGTTGTTTCAGCTGGCTTACCACGTGAGTTG TTGGATGTAAAAGCTGCCAAAAAGGCCATACTTGATG gttttcgAAAAACCGACGAGTCTCTCCTTCGTGAAAGTACTGCAG GGGGATGGCAGGATGGTGCTACAGCTGTATGTGTCTGGATATTGGAAGACACA GTTTTTATTGCTAACATAGGGGATGCTAAAGCGGTTTTAGCTCGATCATCTGAAGTTGGTGGAAGTGGATCACAAAATCATTCAAATGAAACAAGTCCACTAAAGGCCCTTGTTTTGACAAGAGAACATAAAGCTATTTATCCAGTGGAACGTGCACGCATACAGAAg GCTGGTGGTAGCATAAGTGCAAATGGACGATTACAAGGTCGCCTTGAAGTTTCTAGGGCCCTTGGAGATCGCCAGTTCAAGAAG GTGGAAAGG GTGGGTGTTATTGCAACTCCAGATATTCATTCTTTTGACCTGACAGACAGAGAGCACTTCATCATTCTGGGTTGTGATGGTCTGTGGGGG GTATTTGGGCCAAGTGATGCTGTTGAATTTGTTCAAAGATTATTGAAG GAGGGTTTAACCGTTAAGTCTGTGAGCCGCCGTCTAGTAAGGGAAGCTGTAATTGAGCGCCGCTGCAAAGACAACTGCACTGCTATAGTCATTGTCTTTAGGCACTAG
- the LOC8277782 gene encoding probable protein phosphatase 2C 8 isoform X4 — protein sequence MEKAAQSSNQVAESESSNDNKKREGDLEKSNLGIAKKQRTETTSTVENKVIEEEKQKKTSEIEADGAEDKGSRHTMEDAWIVLSDASLESPGTLRCAHFAIYDGHGGRLAAEYAQKHLHKNVVSAGLPRELLDVKAAKKAILDGFRKTDESLLRESTAGGWQDGATAVCVWILEDTVFIANIGDAKAVLARSSEVGGSGSQNHSNETSPLKALVLTREHKAIYPVERARIQKVGVIATPDIHSFDLTDREHFIILGCDGLWGVFGPSDAVEFVQRLLKEGLTVKSVSRRLVREAVIERRCKDNCTAIVIVFRH from the exons ATGGAAAAGGCGGCACAAAGCAGTAATCAAGTCGCTGAAAGTGAGAGTTCAAACGACAACAAGAAGCGGGAGGGGGATTTGGAGAAATCAAATTTAGGGATAGCAAAGAAGCAGAGAACAGAAACAACAAGTACAGTAGAAAATAAAGTGATTGAAGAAGAGAAACAGAAGAAGACATCAGAGATCGAGGCAGATGGCGCGGAAGATAAAGGTTCAAGGCACACTATGGAGGATGCTTGGATTGTTCTCTCTGACGCCTCCTTGGAGTCTCCAGGCACATTGAG ATGTGCTCATTTTGCAATTTATGATGGTCATGGAGGGAGATTAGCAGCTGAGTATGCTCAGAAGCATTTGCATAAAAATGTTGTTTCAGCTGGCTTACCACGTGAGTTG TTGGATGTAAAAGCTGCCAAAAAGGCCATACTTGATG gttttcgAAAAACCGACGAGTCTCTCCTTCGTGAAAGTACTGCAG GGGGATGGCAGGATGGTGCTACAGCTGTATGTGTCTGGATATTGGAAGACACA GTTTTTATTGCTAACATAGGGGATGCTAAAGCGGTTTTAGCTCGATCATCTGAAGTTGGTGGAAGTGGATCACAAAATCATTCAAATGAAACAAGTCCACTAAAGGCCCTTGTTTTGACAAGAGAACATAAAGCTATTTATCCAGTGGAACGTGCACGCATACAGAAg GTGGGTGTTATTGCAACTCCAGATATTCATTCTTTTGACCTGACAGACAGAGAGCACTTCATCATTCTGGGTTGTGATGGTCTGTGGGGG GTATTTGGGCCAAGTGATGCTGTTGAATTTGTTCAAAGATTATTGAAG GAGGGTTTAACCGTTAAGTCTGTGAGCCGCCGTCTAGTAAGGGAAGCTGTAATTGAGCGCCGCTGCAAAGACAACTGCACTGCTATAGTCATTGTCTTTAGGCACTAG
- the LOC8277782 gene encoding probable protein phosphatase 2C 8 isoform X2: protein MEKAAQSSNQVAESESSNDNKKREGDLEKSNLGIAKKQRTETTSTVENKVIEEEKQKKTSEIEADGAEDKGSRHTMEDAWIVLSDASLESPGTLRCAHFAIYDGHGGRLAAEYAQKHLHKNVVSAGLPRELLDVKAAKKAILDGFRKTDESLLRESTAGGWQDGATAVCVWILEDTVFIANIGDAKAVLARSSEVGGSGSQNHSNETSPLKALVLTREHKAIYPVERARIQKAGGSISANGRLQGRLEVSRALGDRQFKKVGVIATPDIHSFDLTDREHFIILGCDGLWGVFGPSDAVEFVQRLLKEGLTVKSVSRRLVREAVIERRCKDNCTAIVIVFRH, encoded by the exons ATGGAAAAGGCGGCACAAAGCAGTAATCAAGTCGCTGAAAGTGAGAGTTCAAACGACAACAAGAAGCGGGAGGGGGATTTGGAGAAATCAAATTTAGGGATAGCAAAGAAGCAGAGAACAGAAACAACAAGTACAGTAGAAAATAAAGTGATTGAAGAAGAGAAACAGAAGAAGACATCAGAGATCGAGGCAGATGGCGCGGAAGATAAAGGTTCAAGGCACACTATGGAGGATGCTTGGATTGTTCTCTCTGACGCCTCCTTGGAGTCTCCAGGCACATTGAG ATGTGCTCATTTTGCAATTTATGATGGTCATGGAGGGAGATTAGCAGCTGAGTATGCTCAGAAGCATTTGCATAAAAATGTTGTTTCAGCTGGCTTACCACGTGAGTTG TTGGATGTAAAAGCTGCCAAAAAGGCCATACTTGATG gttttcgAAAAACCGACGAGTCTCTCCTTCGTGAAAGTACTGCAG GGGGATGGCAGGATGGTGCTACAGCTGTATGTGTCTGGATATTGGAAGACACA GTTTTTATTGCTAACATAGGGGATGCTAAAGCGGTTTTAGCTCGATCATCTGAAGTTGGTGGAAGTGGATCACAAAATCATTCAAATGAAACAAGTCCACTAAAGGCCCTTGTTTTGACAAGAGAACATAAAGCTATTTATCCAGTGGAACGTGCACGCATACAGAAg GCTGGTGGTAGCATAAGTGCAAATGGACGATTACAAGGTCGCCTTGAAGTTTCTAGGGCCCTTGGAGATCGCCAGTTCAAGAAG GTGGGTGTTATTGCAACTCCAGATATTCATTCTTTTGACCTGACAGACAGAGAGCACTTCATCATTCTGGGTTGTGATGGTCTGTGGGGG GTATTTGGGCCAAGTGATGCTGTTGAATTTGTTCAAAGATTATTGAAG GAGGGTTTAACCGTTAAGTCTGTGAGCCGCCGTCTAGTAAGGGAAGCTGTAATTGAGCGCCGCTGCAAAGACAACTGCACTGCTATAGTCATTGTCTTTAGGCACTAG
- the LOC125370826 gene encoding uncharacterized protein LOC125370826: MRGNSGFTGRGYRPVCGTCGRTHSGECWGPRVQVCYRCGKPGHYANECVVGRGASSTYHSGGQSSVGDNVVPTTTSRGRGRGGRSAAIAAYVHIEDANQSLPQARVYAVTRQEATTSPEIITGSSKGKEVVREKE, from the exons ATGCGAGGTAATTCTGGGTTTACTGGTAGAGGATATAGACCCGTTTGTGGCACTTGTGGAAGGACCCATTCAGGAGAGTGTTGGGGACCGAGAGTGCAGGTTTGTTATAGATGTGGGAAACCTGGGCATTATGCCAATGAGTGTGTGGTAGGTAGAGGAGCATCGAGTACCTACCATTCAGGAGGACAAAGTAGTGTTGGGGATAATGTAGTACCTACAACGACTAGTCGTGGTAGAGGTAGGGGAGGTAGAAGTGCAGCTATAGCAGCATATGTCCATATTGAAGATGCGAACCAATCCTTACCGCAGGCAAGAGTGTATGCTGTTACGAGGCAGGAAGCAACTACTTCTCCAGAGATAATAACTG gttcatccaaaggcaaggaagtggtaagagaaaaagaatag